A genomic segment from Juglans regia cultivar Chandler chromosome 14, Walnut 2.0, whole genome shotgun sequence encodes:
- the LOC108979445 gene encoding peroxidase 65-like: MAFPLLFLLFLSIPLSESKLSIDYYKKTCPDFDKIMSEVVRSKQIANPTTAAGTLRLFFHDCMVEGCDASVLISTNSFNKAEREADINFSLAGDAFDLIVRAKTALELTCPGIVSCSDILAQATRNLINMVGGPYYNVRLGRKDGLVSLASLVDRQIPRSNMSSNQMISVFAAKGFTIQEMVALNGAHTVGFSPCKEFSDRIFHYSKKSPSDPAMYPKFAEALRKICANYTKDPTMSVFNDVMTPGKFDNMYFQNLQKGLGLLASDQALVTDPRTKPFVDLYASNQAKFFQDFAHAMEKLSVYGIKTGHKGEVRHRCDAFNKLKA, translated from the coding sequence atGGCTTTCCCTTtacttttccttctctttctctccatcCCATTATCAGAATCCAAGCTCTCCATCGACTACTATAAGAAAACTTGCCCAGATTTCGACAAAATCATGAGCGAAGTCGTGAGAAGCAAGCAAATCGCCAACCCCACCACGGCCGCCGGCACCCTCCGTCTCTTCTTCCACGACTGCATGGTTGAGGGCTGCGACGCCTCCGTCCTCATCTCCACCAATTCCTTCAACAAGGCCGAGCGCGAGGCTGACATCAACTTCTCCCTCGCAGGCGATGCCTTCGACCTCATTGTCCGTGCCAAGACTGCACTCGAGCTCACTTGCCCTGGCATTGTCTCCTGCTCTGACATCCTGGCTCAAGCTACACGCAACCTTATCAACATGGTCGGCGGTCCGTACTACAATGTCCGGTTGGGTCGAAAGGATGGCCTCGTGTCTCTAGCTTCGCTTGTCGATCGACAGATTCCGAGATCTAACATGTCCTCGAACCAAATGATCAGCGTTTTCGCCGCAAAGGGCTTTACAATACAAGAAATGGTCGCCCTAAATGGAGCACACACCGTTGGATTCTCTCCATGCAAGGAATTCAGCGACAGGATTTTCCATTACAGCAAGAAATCACCCTCTGACCCAGCAATGTATCCCAAGTTTGCAGAGGCATTGAGGAAAATTTGTGCAAACTACACCAAAGACCCGACAATGTCGGTTTTCAACGACGTGATGACTCCTGGAAAATTCGACAACATGTATTTCCAGAATCTTCAGAAGGGATTGGGGCTGTTGGCTTCGGACCAAGCACTCGTTACGGACCCTAGGACAAAGCCATTTGTAGACTTGTACGCTTCGAACCAGGCCAAGTTTTTCCAGGATTTTGCGCATGCAATGGAGAAGCTGAGCGTTTATGGAATCAAAACTGGTCATAAAGGAGAGGTGAGGCACAGGTGCGACGCCTTCAATAAGCTTAAAGCATAg